The Streptococcus sp. oral taxon 431 nucleotide sequence CGTTGTTATACACAGCCATTGTAAAGTATTCATTTCTTACCTTATCACTTGATACTGAGAAAAGGTTGTAAAATGCTGGTGCAGAAGCATCTGGTTTGAACTCCATATGAATGGTCGCATTTTGAAGCTGTTTCAGTTTGTCCAATTGCTCTGTCAAATCAATTCTATTGCTATTTGCAGCATTAGTCTCTACATCTTCCTTTTCAAGAACAGTATTGGCGTTCTCTAACTCTCTAGCATAATAATCACGTGGAAGCGAAGCTGGATCTTTTTCGGTTTCTCTAGTTGCTTCTGCTGTTTCTGCTGTTGCAGTTGTCTCTGTTCCAGTATGTGCTTCTGTAGATGTATGTGTGACTGTATCTACTCCATTAGACTCAGTAACATTCTTTTCAGTATCTGCTACTTTTTCTGCCTGATCCTTCTCTACTCCTAGTTCTGTCGTTTCCTTATTGGTAGTTGTTGATTCTTGTGCTAATACTGGCGATGCACCAAAAACAACTGCTCCAATAACGACTGAAGCGGCTCCTACTGTAAATTTACGAATTCCGTATCGTTGTTTTCTCTCCAACTGATTATGCTTCATCTTTCTTCCTTTCATTTTTAAAAATAAAGCGCTTTCTTTTTTGATTAAAATTTTTAGTCATCTGACTAAATGACAAAAATTACTTTTTTCACGAATGGTTACACTCGCTCTTTCAAATTTTCTCTCACTTAACGATCAACAATCTATCATCATGCCATCGTTAACTAGAGTCTCCTACTCCTTTCAAATTTTATCTTATTCTCATTATATAATAAATCCTCCCCTTTTAAGAGAGATTGAGATAGAACAGATTATACTTTCAGTTTTAGAAATATAAAATTGGACATTTGAAACTACTTTCGGACGCTTTGGATTTTTCTAACATAAAATTGCTTCATCCAGTTGAATCGTTTTTTAATGAACTTTATCTCAAACTTATACTCAATGAAAATCAAAGAGCAAACTATGAAGATAGCCGCAGGTTGCTCAAAACACCGTTTTGAGGTTGTGGATAGAACTGACGAAGTCAGTAACACATATACGGTAAGGCGAAGCTGACGTGGTTTGAAGAGATTTTCGAAGAGTATTAACTATTTGACTCCTGATTTATCTAGATCAAAAGGCCGTAACTAGTTCTAGTCACGACCCTTTCTAATATAAGATCAAATTCCTCTATGAATTTCGTTGATTTTAACTATTTCATTGATCTTCTTTTTTCTTGCCCATGGCAAACATACCTAGGAGCATGCCTACAAATCCTAGAGAGGCAAGAGGAGCAACATCTTCACTTCCTGTTTCAGGAAGAAGTTGCTGACGAGCAGCAGGGGCTTGATAAGTTTTATCTTGTGCCATAGCTTGAACTACAATTGACTGTTCTCCCTTATACTCTGAGACCTCATGGATAGCAGCTTCCGCACTGTTTACACCACCTACATAGGCTGGAACTTCTGTACTCGCAGATTCTAGACCATTAACACCACCTGTATACTCTGGCACCTCTAACTTAGCGGCCTCTACTCCATTAACGCCACCTGTGTACTCTGGAACTTCTAACTTAGCAGGTTCTACTCCATTAACACCGCCTGTATATTCTGGCACCTCTAACTTAGCGGCCTCTACTGCATTGACGCCACCTGTGTACTCTGGAACTTCTAACTTAGCAGATTCTACCGCATTAACACCACCTGTGTATTCTGGAGAATCTAACTTAGCGGATTCTAATCCATTGACACCACCCGTATATTCTGGTGCTTCTAACTTAGCGGATTCTACTGCATTAACACCACCTGTGTATTCTGGTGCTTCTAACTTAGCGGATTCTAATCCATTGACGCCACCTGTATATTCTGGCGCTTCTAACTTAGCGGATTCTACTGCATTCACACCACCTGTATATTCTGGCGCTTCTAACTTAGCGGCCTCTACTCCATTGACACCACCTGTATACTCTGGGACTTCTAACTTAGCAGATTCTACTCCATTAACACCGCCTGTATATTCTGGCACCTCTAACTTAGCGGATTCTACTGCATTAACACCGCCTGTATATTCTGGCACCTCTAACTTAGCGGATTCTACTGCATTAACACCGCCTTCGAACTCTGTACTTTCTGCCTTAGCTCCTTCCTCACCATTGACTCCACCTTCGAAGGCTGGAACTTCATGAACGGCAGATTCCCCTTTTGAGCTTTCTACTAGATTACCTTCTGGAACTTCATGGACCGCGGCTTCCTCACCGTTCACACCACCTTCAAAGGCTGGAACTTCATGAACGGCTGCTTCGGCACCATTAACCCCACCTTCGAAGGCCGGAACTTCGTTAATAGTTCCTGGTGGATTTTCTTCAACCTCTATTTCTGGAACGTCATGAACAGCCGCTTCTTCGCCGTTCACACCACCTTCAAAGGCTGGTACATCATGAACGGCTGCTTCCTCACCGTTGACGCCACCATCAAAGGCTGGATCCTCATGAACTGTACCTTCACCATTGACTGCACCTGTAAACTCTGGAACTTCATGGATTTCTGCTTTTGCTCCATTTTTACCACCAGGGACTCCTGCACCTTCAAGACTTACAGGTAAATTATGCATGCTCTCAATTGCACCGTTAATGATTTCTGTAATTTCTTGACCAATATCTTCCTTGTTAACCGCAAATAACAATGTTTTTGTATCGTATTGTGTCAAGAAAGCCGCAAAATTACCATTTGCCAGTTTAAGAACTGGTGGTTGATTCACCAATACTTCAGAATCAAATTCTAGAGCAATGACATTTTTGCTCATCTCTACAGCATTTTTCACAGTTGCTTTTGTTGGAGCAATTCTATCCTTGCTTAAGAAATCCCAGTTGAATTTCTTATAAGACAAGGTGTATTCATTTTGAGTGGCAGTCGCATGCTCATAAAGCAAGCCAAATTCGCCATTTCCAAGATCTTGCAAGGAGTTATAGGCAAATTTACCACTTTGAATTGGATTGTGCTTGAGCCAAGTTAGATCCCCATTAGCTTCCACACGCGCTAAGTGTACCAAACCATTGTAACGTCCAGGTCCACCTGCGTTACTGAGGATGATATATTCCTTACCATCTTGTACCGTATGAATGGCAGACATTTGAACGTAGACATCTTTGACATCCGCATAGCGCTTCACATCTTTTTCCCAAGTTGCTCCGCCATCCTTACTTGTTGCAACCTGCAAATCTCCTGTCAATCCACGCATGAAGAGTTTGAGGTCTCCGTTGTTCAACTGAACAACAGTTGACTCAGTATTTTGAGCACCTGGATTATTCATGGTTGAAGAGTGAATTGTTTGGTTACCTACTGGACGGTTATCATTGACAGCTTCACCTGCTTGCCATGTTTCACCATGGTCATCTGAGTAAATGACGCGTGAAGATTGAGAACCACTGAGGTATGATACGTTATTTGTCGTGTAGACTGGGATAACGAGACGACCTTTGTGAGGTCCTGAATGCAAGGCAATCCCTGTACCAGGTCCAGTACCTAAGAAATGCATCCAATCCTTACGAATTCCATATGTAATATCTTTTGGTGCAGACCAAGTTTTACCATCGTCATCACTATAAGACATCCAGAGATAGTTGGTGTTTGAAACTCTAAAGATATTCTTGTCGCTATAATCAAAGTAGACGTTACCAATCAGTTCTTCACCTTTATACAAATCACCCTTATCACTATAGGCTGGCTTCTTAGGATCAACTACAACACGGTATTCTGTCTTTCTATTTTCAGGGTCGAAAACTTCACCATTTTCACGGATTGTATAACGTCCTGCATCACCTTGTTTGTACAAGACTTGGTATACCTTGTCCCCAATTTGTTCATAGGCTTGTGGTGCTTTTCCTGGAAGAGAAAATACAGCCTTACCTTCAAGGAACATATCATAAATTGAAAAGATTCTCTTAGTTTTCGGATCTTGGACTAGGGCCATGTCAATGTTGACTGGTGATGGCCATTCTGGATTCTTAGCATTCTCATTATCACGAGGATTTGAGATGACAATTCTATCTCCCCATGTTTTGCCCTTATCATCACTACGACGAACAACCATACCGATATCACCCCAGTCAGAGTGATGCAAGCGTCTCTCATCTGCACCAGCAATCAAGGTTCCTTTATCAGTTTTCAGCAGGGCTGGAATACGGTAGCTTGCAATACCATCTTTATTTGGCTTGCGGTTCTCACCACCTTCAAAAACGTCCAGTTTATCAGTAACTTCTGCTCCTTCAGGAAGTTTCTTCTCCAACTCTCCTCTTTCAAAAAGTTGGCTACGTTTTTTAACTTCTTCTGGTGAAAGGGTACGATCATAAACAGTTAGATTACGGACTTTAAGATTAGCGCCCCAGAAGTTTTTGCCTGTGCGTTTCGTTGTACCGATTTGCACATGGTTGACATCTGGCATGTCTTGGATGAAACGACCAGACTGAGGACTTGTGCGCGACAAGACACCATTTACATAGACACGAACTTGACCTTTTGGTTGGTCTGCATTTGGTCTTTCAACTGTGAAGGTTACAGAGTTCCACTCACCTGGCTTAATCTTCAAAGGAGCAGTTTTATAATCACCATAGAATTGGTTTCCATTTGCATCACGACCTTCAACGATAGCTGTGTTATCAAGGATGGCCATAGTGAAATACTCATTTACTTTGGTATCACTAGAAACTGAGAAGAGGTTGTAAAAACGTGGAGCAGATGCATCTGGCTTAAACTCCATATGAATGGTCGCATTTTGAAGTTTTTTAAGCTTATCGAGTTCCTCTTTCATGTCAACTCTTTGACCGTTTGAAGGATTGGTTTCAACATCTTCCTTCTCTATAACAGTATTGGCATTTTCCAACTCTCTTGCATAAAAGTCACGCGGAATGTTTCCAACTTCTTCTTCGTCTTCACTCTCTGTAGCTGGAGTTTCGTTTGATGCTTCTGTTTTTGTTGGTTTTTCATACCCTGGGTTTGCTTGCAACTCTTCACGGCTCACTTCTGTTCCACTATTATTTACTGTGGTTACTTGGCCTGCAGGCTCCTTATCTACATTAGCTAGACTTCCTGTCTCTACTTCCTTAGGCAATTCTGGCAAAGATTGCCCCGCTGTTTCACCATTCGTTGATGGCGCCTCTTGAGCCAAAGCCGGTGCAGCACCAAAAACAACCGCTCCAATCACTACTGAAGCTGCTCCAACTGCAAATTTCCGAATTCCATATCTCTGTTTTCTATCAAAATCTCTCTGATTCATGTGTTCCCTTCCGTTATTTTTTAAAAAATAAAGCGCTTTCTTTTTTGCTTAAAATTTTTAGCCTTTCAGACTAGCTGCAAATAAGAAACTGTATTATTGAATGAAATTGCCATTCTTTGTAGATGAAATGCTGTTGCTCTTTTATAAATTCCATGTTAAAAGATTCGCAACTAGCTATACTCCTTTCACATTTTATCTTAATCATATTATATAATAAATATTCTAAATTTTAGACTTTATAATCTATAATAGATTCTACTTTCAAAGATATTTAGAAGTTTCAAACTACCTGAAACTACTTTCTCATTATCTGGGTCACATAAAGAAAAGCCTGTAGTTCATTCGAAACTACAGAGCTTTTTTTCAATTTTTAATGACCAAGATAGGTAAAGGGTATCTCACTACCACACAACCAATTGTAAACTTGATCATTGACATGAACATTCATGGCCTCATGAGCGTATTCAGGCATGATACGATAACTCTTTTCACAAGTCAAACGGTTGTAAATGGCAAACTGAGTGATTGGATAGCAGACATCATCATCAAGCCCAGTAATCATTCGAACTTCCCCCTTAATGCGATGGGCAAGATTTTTTACATCGATATAGGCGAGCGTCTCCATAATCTGCTCTTCTGTCTCATGGAATGGATCATGGAACTTAAAGTAACGAAAGAGCTCATCATAGGCTTCGCTGGTATTTCCAATCTCGAGCACTCGCCTAAAGTCTGATAAGAATGGATAAATAGCAACTGTACGCTTGATACGTTGATTTAGCCCCGCAGCCACTAGAGCTAGTGCCCCTCCTTGAGAAGCTCCATAGCTTGCTAATTGCCCCGCAGCCACTTGTGGGAAGCTAGCTACAATTTCAATCAATTGATAAATATCTAGATAGACATCCTTATAGAAGAGTTGCTCTTTTCCTTCTACTGCACCACGGATAATTTGGCCCTTAACTGTATTTCCGAGTGGTGAGCGCAAGCCATCTTGTGAGTATCCAGATTGTCCACGAACATCCATCGATACGACACCATAACCAGCTACTGTAAAGGCTAGCATATCTGTCCAATCCCAGCAACGTCCCATATAGCCATGGAAGTGGAAAATGACAGGTACTTTCTTTTCTGATTTTGGTAAGACTATACGCGCATAAACAAGGCCATCACGGGTACCTTTAAAGGTTAACTCATAACACTTCACATTTGGAATATGAAAATCACGTTCCTCTAGTTGGTAATCTGGCAAGACCGAAACCTTATCAATCTCCCCATCCCAAAAAGCATCAAAATCATGAGGAACTTCATCCCTTCCTTGGTATGTTTTCATTTCTTCTACTAATGCTGGATTTCTCATAAAACCCTCCTTAATTTTGTAACCGTTACCATAACTCTAGCACATATAGGTAGGCTTTGCAAGATGGATTTTTAAATAGAAAGTGATTTTAATTTTGAAGATTCATAAAAGCTTATCTGAAAGTAGTTTTATCCATTCCATTCTGCATAGATTCAATACACTTTCAAAGAAAACAGCTTCTTTGATCTCTCATCCAAGAATCATTGAAGACTAGTCTTATACTCTTCGAAAATCTCTTCAAACCACGTCAGCTTTATCTGCAACCTCAAAGCCGTGCTTTGAGCAACCTGCGGCTAGCTTCCTAGTTTGCTCTTTGATTTTCATTGAGTATTAGCATGTTCTCGGGTATATAGTTGTTTATCTTTAGACTAGTTTTTTACAAAAATAAAAAAGTTTCATAATCTTAATAGAATTGTTCTATCAAGATTACAAAACTTTTTCTTATTTCAAATCTTTTTTATAGCGTTCCAACTCTGCTTGGTTTGCCCAAACATAGTGACCTGGACGAATTTCTACCATAGAAGGCTTATCAGTTTCATAGTTATGTTGATCTGGATCATAGACTTTCAAAACTTTTTTACGTTCCAAGATTGGGTCTGGAATAGGAACAGCTGATAGAAGTGCTTGCGTGTATGGATGAACTGGATTGTTAAACAATTCTTCAGTTTCAGCCACTTCAACAATGACACCCTTATAAATTACCGCAATACGATCAGAAATGAAACGAACTACTGACAAATCGTGGGCG carries:
- a CDS encoding SIALI-17 repeat-containing surface protein gives rise to the protein MNQRDFDRKQRYGIRKFAVGAASVVIGAVVFGAAPALAQEAPSTNGETAGQSLPELPKEVETGSLANVDKEPAGQVTTVNNSGTEVSREELQANPGYEKPTKTEASNETPATESEDEEEVGNIPRDFYARELENANTVIEKEDVETNPSNGQRVDMKEELDKLKKLQNATIHMEFKPDASAPRFYNLFSVSSDTKVNEYFTMAILDNTAIVEGRDANGNQFYGDYKTAPLKIKPGEWNSVTFTVERPNADQPKGQVRVYVNGVLSRTSPQSGRFIQDMPDVNHVQIGTTKRTGKNFWGANLKVRNLTVYDRTLSPEEVKKRSQLFERGELEKKLPEGAEVTDKLDVFEGGENRKPNKDGIASYRIPALLKTDKGTLIAGADERRLHHSDWGDIGMVVRRSDDKGKTWGDRIVISNPRDNENAKNPEWPSPVNIDMALVQDPKTKRIFSIYDMFLEGKAVFSLPGKAPQAYEQIGDKVYQVLYKQGDAGRYTIRENGEVFDPENRKTEYRVVVDPKKPAYSDKGDLYKGEELIGNVYFDYSDKNIFRVSNTNYLWMSYSDDDGKTWSAPKDITYGIRKDWMHFLGTGPGTGIALHSGPHKGRLVIPVYTTNNVSYLSGSQSSRVIYSDDHGETWQAGEAVNDNRPVGNQTIHSSTMNNPGAQNTESTVVQLNNGDLKLFMRGLTGDLQVATSKDGGATWEKDVKRYADVKDVYVQMSAIHTVQDGKEYIILSNAGGPGRYNGLVHLARVEANGDLTWLKHNPIQSGKFAYNSLQDLGNGEFGLLYEHATATQNEYTLSYKKFNWDFLSKDRIAPTKATVKNAVEMSKNVIALEFDSEVLVNQPPVLKLANGNFAAFLTQYDTKTLLFAVNKEDIGQEITEIINGAIESMHNLPVSLEGAGVPGGKNGAKAEIHEVPEFTGAVNGEGTVHEDPAFDGGVNGEEAAVHDVPAFEGGVNGEEAAVHDVPEIEVEENPPGTINEVPAFEGGVNGAEAAVHEVPAFEGGVNGEEAAVHEVPEGNLVESSKGESAVHEVPAFEGGVNGEEGAKAESTEFEGGVNAVESAKLEVPEYTGGVNAVESAKLEVPEYTGGVNGVESAKLEVPEYTGGVNGVEAAKLEAPEYTGGVNAVESAKLEAPEYTGGVNGLESAKLEAPEYTGGVNAVESAKLEAPEYTGGVNGLESAKLDSPEYTGGVNAVESAKLEVPEYTGGVNAVEAAKLEVPEYTGGVNGVEPAKLEVPEYTGGVNGVEAAKLEVPEYTGGVNGLESASTEVPAYVGGVNSAEAAIHEVSEYKGEQSIVVQAMAQDKTYQAPAARQQLLPETGSEDVAPLASLGFVGMLLGMFAMGKKKEDQ
- a CDS encoding acetylxylan esterase; the protein is MRNPALVEEMKTYQGRDEVPHDFDAFWDGEIDKVSVLPDYQLEERDFHIPNVKCYELTFKGTRDGLVYARIVLPKSEKKVPVIFHFHGYMGRCWDWTDMLAFTVAGYGVVSMDVRGQSGYSQDGLRSPLGNTVKGQIIRGAVEGKEQLFYKDVYLDIYQLIEIVASFPQVAAGQLASYGASQGGALALVAAGLNQRIKRTVAIYPFLSDFRRVLEIGNTSEAYDELFRYFKFHDPFHETEEQIMETLAYIDVKNLAHRIKGEVRMITGLDDDVCYPITQFAIYNRLTCEKSYRIMPEYAHEAMNVHVNDQVYNWLCGSEIPFTYLGH